In Cytobacillus oceanisediminis, the following proteins share a genomic window:
- the purS gene encoding phosphoribosylformylglycinamidine synthase subunit PurS, with protein sequence MYKVKVFVTLRESVLDPQGTVVKNSLHSMNYSEVSDVRIGKYMELTVEKSDRPVEEAVKEMCERLLANVVIEDYRFEIEEAVAQ encoded by the coding sequence ATGTACAAAGTAAAAGTTTTCGTCACATTAAGAGAAAGTGTTCTAGATCCTCAAGGAACAGTTGTAAAAAACTCTCTGCATTCCATGAACTACAGCGAAGTGTCTGATGTGCGCATTGGAAAATACATGGAGCTGACAGTAGAAAAAAGCGACCGTCCTGTTGAAGAAGCTGTGAAGGAAATGTGTGAGCGCTTATTGGCTAATGTAGTGATTGAAGATTACCGCTTTGAAATTGAGGAGGCTGTTGCCCAGTGA